In one window of Ostrinia nubilalis chromosome 19, ilOstNubi1.1, whole genome shotgun sequence DNA:
- the LOC135081043 gene encoding venom acid phosphatase Acph-1-like isoform X2, which produces MLTAASAAALLCSCSWRTMFQYLGVVCLLAIVGVSCGIPIGNEIVEDQQLVLAFVVNRHGERTPDADELSLSNEQEKLKNLTAIEGLEGLTNVGKRRAYQIGKFLRQRYGSQGQDIISSLYLQDQIAIRSTDKERTKMTIQVAMAALYPPETEQQWDEGVGKIWQPVPYFAVPLSEDYLRYYSNCARFSNLMKAAKQESVFEEFRQFDDLIPKLKALTGKNFTENPLLFETLFDLLRSQVGLGLDIPEWAKPLLPRLGEAARLAYRLYFRTDEMKKIGGGVLLNNFVEAATALTKGKSITKPLRLFSAHDFNIGALMEVAKVKSDQSIPEYGAVFALELYKSRSTGEFSVMPVYLPQAGEFPASPLHIYGCETEQYCNFEKFKEMTKQYLLPEREFYTLCGIKTEL; this is translated from the exons atgttaacagcagcATCAGCagcagcattgttgtgttcctgcagttggag AACCATGTTCCAGTATTTAGGAGTAGTGTGCCTTCTGGCCATCGTGGGAGTATCCTGCGGGATCCCAATTGGAAACGAGATCGTGGAAGACCAGCAGCTAGTCCTGGCTTTCGTG GTAAACAGGCACGGAGAAAGGACTCCTGATGCTGACGAGCTCTCTCTGTCAAATGAACAGGAGAAACTCAAGAACCTGACCGCTATAGAAGGGCTGGAAGGGCTGACCAAT GTCGGTAAAAGGAGAGCGTACCAAATCGGCAAGTTCCTTCGACAGAGGTACGGGTCCCAGGGTCAGGATATCATCTCCAGCTTGTACCTGCAGGATCAGATCGCCATCAGAAGCACTGACAAGGAGAGGACCAAAATGACTATACAG GTGGCTATGGCAGCTCTCTACCCCCCAGAAACAGAGCAGCAGTGGGACGAAGGTGTGGGCAAAATTTGGCAACCAGTACCCTACTTTGCTGTACCATTGAGCGAAGACTAT CTCCGCTACTACTCAAACTGCGCACGCTTCTCCAACCTGATGAAGGCAGCCAAGCAGGAGTCCGTCTTCGAAGAGTTCAGGCAGTTCGACGACCTCATCCCGAAGCTGAAGGCTCTCACTGGGAAAAACTTCACAGAAAACCCTTTGTTGTTCGAGACACTCTTCGACTTGCTGAGGAGTCAG GTCGGTCTGGGTCTAGACATTCCTGAATGGGCCAAGCCTCTCCTGCCCAGGCTAGGAGAAGCAGCCAGGCTAGCTTACAGGCTGTACTTCAGAACCGATGAGATGAAAAAGATTGGCGGAG GAGTCCTCCTCAACAACTTCGTGGAAGCCGCCACAGCCTTAACCAAAGGCAAGAGCATCACCAAGCCTCTCCGTCTGTTCTCCGCCCACGACTTCAACATTGGAGCCCTAATGGAGGTGGCCAAGGTGAAGAGTGACCAGAGCATCCCGGAGTATGGGGCAGTATTCGCTTTGGAACTGTACAAGTCGAGGAGCACGGGAGAGTTTAGTGTTATG CCGGTGTACCTGCCACAGGCTGGCGAGTTCCCAGCCAGCCCACTCCACATCTACGGCTGCGAAACCGAACAGTACTGCAATTTCGAGAAGTTTAAGGAAATGACCAAGCAGTACCTTCTGCCTGAGAGGGAATTCTACACGCTCTGTGGCATCAAAACCGAATTATAA
- the LOC135081043 gene encoding venom acid phosphatase Acph-1-like isoform X1 codes for MFQYLGVVCLLAIVGVSCGIPIGNEIVEDQQLVLAFVVNRHGERTPDADELSLSNEQEKLKNLTAIEGLEGLTNVGKRRAYQIGKFLRQRYGSQGQDIISSLYLQDQIAIRSTDKERTKMTIQVAMAALYPPETEQQWDEGVGKIWQPVPYFAVPLSEDYLRYYSNCARFSNLMKAAKQESVFEEFRQFDDLIPKLKALTGKNFTENPLLFETLFDLLRSQVGLGLDIPEWAKPLLPRLGEAARLAYRLYFRTDEMKKIGGGVLLNNFVEAATALTKGKSITKPLRLFSAHDFNIGALMEVAKVKSDQSIPEYGAVFALELYKSRSTGEFSVMVS; via the exons ATGTTCCAGTATTTAGGAGTAGTGTGCCTTCTGGCCATCGTGGGAGTATCCTGCGGGATCCCAATTGGAAACGAGATCGTGGAAGACCAGCAGCTAGTCCTGGCTTTCGTG GTAAACAGGCACGGAGAAAGGACTCCTGATGCTGACGAGCTCTCTCTGTCAAATGAACAGGAGAAACTCAAGAACCTGACCGCTATAGAAGGGCTGGAAGGGCTGACCAAT GTCGGTAAAAGGAGAGCGTACCAAATCGGCAAGTTCCTTCGACAGAGGTACGGGTCCCAGGGTCAGGATATCATCTCCAGCTTGTACCTGCAGGATCAGATCGCCATCAGAAGCACTGACAAGGAGAGGACCAAAATGACTATACAG GTGGCTATGGCAGCTCTCTACCCCCCAGAAACAGAGCAGCAGTGGGACGAAGGTGTGGGCAAAATTTGGCAACCAGTACCCTACTTTGCTGTACCATTGAGCGAAGACTAT CTCCGCTACTACTCAAACTGCGCACGCTTCTCCAACCTGATGAAGGCAGCCAAGCAGGAGTCCGTCTTCGAAGAGTTCAGGCAGTTCGACGACCTCATCCCGAAGCTGAAGGCTCTCACTGGGAAAAACTTCACAGAAAACCCTTTGTTGTTCGAGACACTCTTCGACTTGCTGAGGAGTCAG GTCGGTCTGGGTCTAGACATTCCTGAATGGGCCAAGCCTCTCCTGCCCAGGCTAGGAGAAGCAGCCAGGCTAGCTTACAGGCTGTACTTCAGAACCGATGAGATGAAAAAGATTGGCGGAG GAGTCCTCCTCAACAACTTCGTGGAAGCCGCCACAGCCTTAACCAAAGGCAAGAGCATCACCAAGCCTCTCCGTCTGTTCTCCGCCCACGACTTCAACATTGGAGCCCTAATGGAGGTGGCCAAGGTGAAGAGTGACCAGAGCATCCCGGAGTATGGGGCAGTATTCGCTTTGGAACTGTACAAGTCGAGGAGCACGGGAGAGTTTAGTGTTATGGTAAGTTAA